A stretch of Deltaproteobacteria bacterium DNA encodes these proteins:
- a CDS encoding DUF2156 domain-containing protein, whose amino-acid sequence MVRALHPPAAVLPELPLGWCLRPGNEALHSVALPHGKTFLHCADIDAMPTLGALCERLRNLDRRGVVLKGCSAELANDIESAGGQSVVLSHSARIDLEGYKAPHKARNLAKKGAKEVAIREVPRDASTDASAEALLAAVRGTAEPRILYAYRTLPSSAARVFAAESNATKSWVGLLTLTRYGPASWHVELLVRHPEAPQGTMEHLVVEVAELLRKEGAKALNLGDVPMVMPRDDGEQIIGWDRFGPVNRALASLAPRLGKLVAHHYDVQGLYQWKNKFEPTWEPRALAGFPTLGPRDLLEMMRATGITGLFRK is encoded by the coding sequence ATGGTGCGCGCCCTCCACCCACCCGCCGCCGTGCTGCCCGAGCTGCCGCTGGGCTGGTGCCTGCGCCCCGGGAACGAGGCGCTGCACAGCGTCGCCCTGCCCCACGGCAAGACCTTCCTGCACTGCGCCGATATCGACGCCATGCCCACGCTCGGCGCGCTCTGCGAACGACTGCGCAACCTCGATCGCCGGGGCGTGGTGCTCAAGGGTTGCTCGGCCGAATTGGCGAACGACATCGAGTCCGCCGGCGGGCAGTCGGTGGTGCTCAGCCACTCCGCGCGCATCGATCTCGAGGGCTACAAGGCCCCGCACAAGGCGCGAAACCTGGCCAAGAAGGGCGCGAAGGAGGTCGCGATTCGCGAGGTGCCGCGCGACGCGAGCACCGATGCTTCGGCCGAGGCGCTGCTCGCGGCCGTACGCGGCACCGCCGAGCCGCGCATCCTCTACGCCTACCGCACCCTGCCCTCGAGCGCGGCCCGCGTCTTCGCAGCCGAGTCGAACGCGACGAAGAGCTGGGTCGGGCTGCTCACGCTCACCCGCTACGGCCCCGCGTCGTGGCACGTGGAGCTCCTGGTGCGGCATCCCGAAGCGCCGCAAGGAACCATGGAGCACCTCGTGGTCGAGGTGGCCGAGCTGCTGCGCAAGGAGGGCGCGAAGGCGCTCAACCTCGGCGACGTGCCCATGGTGATGCCCCGCGACGACGGCGAGCAGATCATCGGCTGGGATCGCTTCGGGCCCGTGAACCGCGCGCTCGCCTCACTGGCGCCGAGGTTGGGCAAGCTCGTGGCGCACCACTACGACGTCCAGGGGCTGTACCAGTGGAAGAACAAGTTCGAGCCCACGTGGGAGCCGCGCGCGCTGGCCGGGTTCCCCACGCTCGGGCCGCGCGACCTCCTGGAGATGATGCGCGCCACCGGCATCACCGGATTGTTTAGAAAATAG
- a CDS encoding 2-oxo acid dehydrogenase subunit E2, whose product MPNLDLVHKDDLSSFRKIAIGTWQTAYDPSVYGTMELRMDKAMDYIAQYRAATGKRLTVTHLLAKATAMCFQRCPDANAVIRFNRIYLRKIIGVFMQVVMTDEGADKIDLSGATIYEVEKLSLTEIVEQVEAKVDKVRKRQDPALEGTRSSFKKMPHFILNAFLKALAFFSFELNLDLRWAGVPKDPFGSVMITNIGSIGLNQAYVPLVPYSHVPILLATGNVVEQPVVEDGKIVVGKVMKINATFDHRIIDGFHASIMSKTLKEFLENPFEKFDPIPSGAAKAANAG is encoded by the coding sequence ATGCCCAACCTCGATCTCGTCCACAAAGACGACCTCTCCAGCTTCCGCAAGATCGCCATCGGCACCTGGCAGACGGCGTACGACCCGTCGGTCTACGGAACGATGGAGCTGCGCATGGACAAGGCGATGGACTACATCGCCCAGTACCGCGCGGCCACGGGCAAGCGGCTCACGGTGACGCACCTGCTGGCCAAGGCCACGGCCATGTGCTTCCAGCGCTGCCCCGACGCCAACGCCGTCATCCGCTTCAACCGCATCTACCTGCGCAAGATCATCGGCGTGTTCATGCAGGTGGTGATGACCGACGAGGGCGCCGACAAGATCGACCTCTCCGGCGCGACCATCTACGAGGTCGAGAAGCTCTCGCTCACCGAGATCGTGGAGCAGGTGGAAGCGAAGGTCGACAAGGTCCGCAAGCGCCAGGACCCGGCGCTCGAGGGCACGCGCAGCTCGTTCAAGAAGATGCCGCACTTCATCTTGAACGCGTTCCTGAAGGCGCTGGCCTTCTTCTCCTTCGAGCTCAACCTCGACCTGCGCTGGGCCGGCGTGCCGAAGGATCCGTTCGGCAGCGTGATGATCACCAACATCGGCTCGATTGGGCTCAACCAGGCGTACGTGCCGCTGGTGCCGTACTCGCACGTGCCCATCTTGCTGGCCACGGGCAACGTGGTGGAGCAGCCGGTCGTCGAGGACGGGAAGATCGTGGTGGGCAAGGTGATGAAGATCAACGCCACCTTCGATCACCGCATCATCGACGGCTTCCACGCGTCGATCATGAGCAAGACGCTCAAGGAGTTC
- a CDS encoding cupin, with protein MIKLIERPSVIESSGNKPKRIEEYVGRVNSGTSAASVARMVSPAGWVEPGQTPEFDEYTLVLRGMLRVETKSGTHDVQEGQAIITGAGEWVRYSTPEGAEYVAVCLPAFSPATVHRDA; from the coding sequence ATGATCAAGCTCATCGAACGTCCTTCTGTCATCGAGTCCTCGGGCAACAAGCCCAAGCGGATTGAAGAGTACGTGGGCCGCGTGAACTCGGGCACCAGCGCGGCGAGCGTCGCGCGCATGGTGAGTCCGGCGGGTTGGGTCGAGCCCGGGCAGACTCCTGAGTTTGACGAATACACCCTCGTCCTGCGCGGGATGCTGCGCGTGGAGACGAAGTCGGGAACGCACGACGTCCAGGAGGGACAGGCGATCATCACCGGTGCCGGCGAGTGGGTGCGCTACTCGACGCCGGAGGGCGCGGAGTACGTGGCCGTGTGCTTGCCCGCGTTCTCGCCCGCGACGGTGCACCGCGACGCGTGA
- a CDS encoding dihydrofolate reductase family protein, whose amino-acid sequence MSKLRVHAFSISADGFGAGPSQDLENPLGVGGPQLHGWMLPTHTFQKTLFGKDGETGVDDDFTARGFENLGAWILGRNMFGPIRGPWPDEAWKGWWGETPPYHCDVFVLTHHARASFEMNGGTCFHFVTGGIHEALARAKRAAAGKDVRLGGGVATIRQYLKERLVDELHFAISPVLLGSGEHLFAGIDLPKLGYRVVESVTTKKAMHIRVGRAA is encoded by the coding sequence ATGTCCAAGCTTCGCGTGCATGCCTTCTCCATCTCGGCCGACGGCTTCGGTGCCGGCCCGAGTCAGGACCTCGAGAATCCGCTCGGCGTGGGCGGGCCCCAGCTGCACGGGTGGATGCTCCCCACGCACACGTTTCAGAAGACGCTCTTCGGCAAGGACGGCGAGACCGGCGTCGACGACGACTTCACCGCGCGCGGCTTCGAGAACCTGGGTGCGTGGATCCTCGGCCGAAACATGTTCGGCCCCATTCGCGGGCCGTGGCCCGACGAGGCTTGGAAGGGCTGGTGGGGCGAGACGCCGCCGTACCACTGCGACGTCTTCGTGCTCACGCACCACGCGCGCGCGTCGTTCGAGATGAATGGCGGCACGTGCTTTCACTTCGTGACCGGCGGAATCCACGAGGCGCTTGCGCGCGCGAAGCGGGCCGCTGCCGGCAAGGACGTGCGGCTCGGCGGTGGCGTGGCCACAATCAGGCAGTACTTGAAGGAACGGCTCGTGGACGAGCTGCACTTCGCCATCTCGCCGGTGCTGCTCGGCAGCGGCGAGCACCTCTTCGCGGGGATCGATCTGCCGAAGCTCGGCTATCGCGTGGTGGAGAGCGTCACGACGAAGAAGGCGATGCACATTCGAGTGGGCCGAGCGGCCTGA
- a CDS encoding antibiotic biosynthesis monooxygenase has product MVRCGLWVRLEAKPGKEDEVAKFLASALPLAESEEGTMSWYAIRLGPSVFAVFDTFNDDDARKAHLEGRIASALKSKAAELLAKPPSIEKIDLLAAKQPGAS; this is encoded by the coding sequence ATGGTTCGCTGCGGACTCTGGGTTCGACTCGAGGCCAAGCCCGGCAAGGAGGACGAGGTCGCGAAGTTCCTCGCCAGCGCGCTGCCGCTCGCGGAGTCCGAAGAGGGCACCATGAGCTGGTACGCCATCCGCCTGGGCCCGAGCGTGTTCGCCGTCTTCGACACCTTCAACGACGACGACGCGCGCAAGGCGCACCTCGAGGGCCGCATCGCCAGCGCCCTGAAGTCGAAGGCCGCCGAGCTGTTGGCCAAGCCGCCGAGCATCGAGAAGATCGATCTCCTCGCGGCGAAGCAGCCCGGCGCGAGCTAA
- the lepB gene encoding signal peptidase I gives MRRLAQLMIALALASSGLAAWALATRARPVAPQRQPQPPGEVRTVRGGSMEGIVEPGQRVQILRGYFRDHPVQRGDLVAYGEPQPIVKEVRAVPGDSFEVRSIDGAQRLFVNAELVRTSNGTPYALDAHAARMLGLYAHDYQGKVPADAFLLLGNLPGGSFDSTHFGLVARRDLVGKVER, from the coding sequence ATGCGACGCTTGGCCCAGCTGATGATCGCGCTGGCGTTGGCCTCGAGCGGCCTCGCCGCCTGGGCGCTCGCGACGCGCGCACGTCCTGTCGCGCCGCAACGACAGCCGCAGCCGCCGGGCGAAGTGCGAACCGTTCGCGGTGGCTCGATGGAAGGCATCGTCGAGCCCGGACAGCGCGTGCAGATCCTCCGCGGCTACTTTCGCGACCATCCGGTCCAGCGCGGCGACCTGGTCGCTTACGGCGAGCCGCAGCCGATCGTGAAAGAGGTGCGCGCAGTGCCCGGCGATTCCTTCGAGGTCCGAAGCATCGACGGCGCGCAGCGGCTGTTCGTCAACGCGGAGCTCGTGCGCACCAGCAATGGAACGCCGTACGCGCTCGACGCCCACGCGGCGCGCATGCTCGGCCTGTACGCCCACGACTACCAGGGCAAGGTGCCGGCCGATGCGTTCCTGCTCCTCGGCAACCTACCCGGCGGCTCCTTCGACAGCACGCACTTTGGGCTCGTGGCGCGGCGCGATTTGGTAGGCAAGGTGGAGCGTTGA
- a CDS encoding aldo/keto reductase: MRYNPLGRTGLFVSELCLGAMTFGGKGMWQAIGQLGNQEVEQLIGTAFDSGINFIDTADVYSEGDSEKLVGAALKSLNRPREQVVVATKVRGRVGPGVNQVGLSRGHILASIDNSLQRLGLDYVDLYQIHGYDNATPITETVRALDDVVRSGKARYVGFSNLPAWTAAKAITFAEENGLARFQSAQVYYSIAGRDIEREIAPLSAAEGVAILPWSPLAGGLLSGKFDPSKKGPADARRSNFDFPPVNMERLPRVLDALRDVAKAQNVSVARVALAWQLTKPFVTSIIVGAKKKEQLVDNIAATELELTAEQLKTLDDASSLPAEYPGWMVDFQNGRDPRGQGKMPTEAEIRAAFEKAR; the protein is encoded by the coding sequence ATGCGCTACAACCCACTCGGTCGCACCGGCCTGTTCGTCTCGGAGCTCTGCCTCGGCGCCATGACCTTCGGCGGCAAGGGCATGTGGCAAGCCATCGGCCAGCTCGGGAACCAGGAGGTCGAGCAGCTCATCGGCACCGCGTTCGACTCGGGCATCAACTTCATCGACACCGCCGACGTGTACTCCGAGGGCGACTCCGAGAAGCTCGTGGGCGCCGCGCTCAAGTCGCTGAACCGACCGCGCGAGCAGGTCGTGGTGGCCACCAAGGTGCGCGGCCGCGTGGGCCCGGGCGTGAACCAGGTGGGCCTCTCACGCGGCCACATCCTGGCGAGCATCGACAACAGCCTCCAGCGCCTCGGCCTCGACTACGTCGACCTGTACCAGATCCACGGGTACGACAACGCCACGCCCATCACCGAGACGGTGCGCGCGCTCGACGACGTGGTGCGCTCGGGCAAGGCCCGCTACGTGGGCTTCAGCAACCTGCCCGCGTGGACGGCCGCCAAGGCCATCACCTTCGCCGAGGAGAACGGGCTCGCCCGCTTCCAGAGCGCGCAGGTCTACTACTCGATCGCCGGCCGAGACATCGAGCGCGAGATCGCGCCGCTGAGCGCTGCCGAGGGCGTGGCCATCCTGCCCTGGAGCCCGCTCGCCGGCGGCCTGCTCTCGGGCAAGTTCGACCCCAGCAAGAAGGGCCCGGCCGACGCGCGCCGCAGCAACTTCGACTTCCCGCCCGTGAACATGGAGCGCCTGCCGCGCGTGCTCGACGCCCTCCGCGACGTGGCCAAGGCGCAGAACGTCTCGGTCGCGCGTGTGGCGCTGGCCTGGCAGCTCACCAAGCCGTTCGTCACCAGCATCATCGTGGGCGCGAAGAAGAAGGAGCAGCTCGTCGACAACATCGCGGCCACGGAGCTCGAGCTCACCGCCGAGCAGCTCAAGACGCTCGACGACGCCAGCTCGCTGCCCGCGGAGTACCCGGGCTGGATGGTCGACTTCCAGAACGGCCGTGATCCGCGCGGGCAGGGCAAGATGCCCACCGAAGCCGAGATTCGCGCGGCGTTCGAGAAGGCCAGGTAA
- a CDS encoding NAD(P)H-binding protein yields MRILVVGASQGTGAECVKNALEKGHQVTAFARSPKKLAIENAALTKVAGDFFNLADLERVMPGHDAVIVTASVSKLSTFKEKPDYFSAGTAFTVQAMKKAGVKRLVILSALGAGESRALANPILRFLVVDRILKAAFLDHNRQEQLVKESGLEWVIARPTRLTNGPSLKKYQAKTAVESVPGAISRGDVADFMVEACVKPDWVGHAVQLGG; encoded by the coding sequence ATGCGAATCCTGGTCGTGGGTGCGTCGCAAGGCACGGGCGCGGAGTGTGTGAAGAACGCGCTGGAGAAGGGCCATCAGGTCACGGCCTTCGCGCGAAGCCCGAAGAAGCTGGCCATCGAGAACGCCGCGCTCACGAAAGTGGCCGGCGACTTCTTCAATCTCGCCGACCTCGAGCGGGTGATGCCCGGGCATGACGCGGTGATCGTCACCGCGTCGGTGTCGAAGCTGAGCACGTTCAAGGAGAAGCCCGACTACTTCTCGGCAGGCACGGCGTTCACCGTGCAGGCGATGAAGAAGGCGGGCGTCAAGCGCCTGGTGATCCTGAGCGCGCTGGGCGCCGGTGAGAGCCGCGCCCTCGCCAACCCCATCCTGCGCTTCCTCGTCGTGGACCGGATCCTCAAGGCCGCGTTCCTCGACCACAACCGCCAGGAGCAGCTCGTGAAGGAGAGCGGCCTGGAGTGGGTGATCGCGCGGCCCACGCGGCTCACCAACGGGCCGTCGCTCAAGAAGTACCAGGCGAAGACCGCGGTGGAGTCGGTGCCGGGCGCCATCTCACGCGGCGACGTCGCCGACTTCATGGTCGAGGCGTGTGTGAAGCCCGACTGGGTGGGCCACGCGGTGCAGCTCGGCGGTTAG
- a CDS encoding SMI1/KNR4 family protein, whose protein sequence is MISLQTIRQKLEQLGKLDPQKQRFGASKHQHQLNAVAKESALADFEKRHGVKLPTDYRQYLLEVADGGAGPFYGLYSLEEGTEQAKGFAGKLDDPLSRPFPLDNAATRAFLEHWRTCIENGDDDEIVYPEVPEPCPGLVFLCDYGCGWSYALVVNGEQAGTVWFVGEYLSPIHRDGKQLSFLEWIDGWLDDDLAALNPSQSEPPKIKDVTILNYDGHQVTALPPAVLDSPRLKKLVLSRSQLKEFPRPILELRELRTLDLSMSPLTELPKELSRLTELRKLRFNYNHWTSLPDTLDQLTKLEELSIYYSYDVTELPEVVGRLGNLKKLFASYCSGLWRLPDNFGALSKLENLTLNDTALAKLPESFGELGALRVLRLGHTKLKTLAENFSGLRSLEALDLGNELLDLEQVISVLAKLPRLQSLTLSLRERFPASLKELRGVRRLTLQQNYDLLHKGMQRLPIPEEVGLLTGLEELDLTNANQANALPESIGDLVNLKVLGLHSTAIRTVPESIRKLKKLEVIRGNLSQDPKGAFGILPEVKAQLQAWFPEAKIQIW, encoded by the coding sequence GTGATTTCTCTACAGACCATTCGCCAGAAGCTCGAGCAGCTCGGCAAGCTCGATCCCCAGAAGCAGCGCTTTGGCGCGAGCAAGCACCAGCATCAACTGAATGCGGTGGCGAAGGAGTCAGCGCTCGCCGACTTCGAGAAGCGCCACGGCGTGAAGCTCCCCACCGACTATCGCCAGTACCTGCTCGAGGTCGCCGACGGCGGCGCGGGGCCGTTCTACGGCCTCTACTCGCTCGAGGAGGGCACCGAGCAGGCGAAGGGCTTCGCGGGCAAGCTCGACGATCCGCTCTCGCGGCCCTTTCCCCTCGACAACGCGGCCACGCGCGCGTTCCTCGAGCACTGGCGCACGTGCATCGAGAACGGCGACGACGACGAGATCGTCTATCCCGAGGTGCCCGAGCCCTGCCCCGGCCTCGTCTTCCTCTGCGACTACGGCTGCGGCTGGTCGTACGCGCTCGTGGTGAACGGCGAGCAGGCGGGGACGGTGTGGTTCGTCGGCGAGTACCTCAGCCCGATTCATCGCGACGGAAAGCAGCTCTCCTTCCTCGAGTGGATCGACGGCTGGCTCGACGACGACCTCGCGGCGCTCAATCCAAGCCAGTCCGAGCCGCCCAAGATCAAAGACGTGACCATTCTCAACTACGACGGGCACCAGGTCACCGCGCTTCCACCTGCGGTGCTCGACAGCCCGCGGCTGAAGAAGCTCGTGCTCTCGCGCTCCCAACTGAAGGAGTTCCCGCGGCCGATTCTCGAGTTGCGCGAGCTGCGCACGCTCGATCTGTCGATGTCCCCGCTCACCGAGCTTCCCAAGGAGCTCTCGCGGCTCACCGAGCTGCGCAAGCTGCGCTTCAACTACAACCACTGGACCTCGCTGCCGGACACGCTCGACCAACTGACGAAGTTGGAAGAGCTGTCGATTTACTATTCGTATGACGTGACCGAGCTGCCCGAGGTAGTCGGTCGGCTCGGGAACTTGAAGAAGCTCTTCGCGTCGTACTGCTCGGGACTCTGGCGGCTCCCAGACAACTTCGGCGCGCTGTCGAAGCTCGAGAACCTCACGCTCAACGACACCGCGCTCGCGAAGCTACCCGAGAGCTTCGGCGAGCTCGGCGCGCTGAGAGTGCTGCGGCTTGGGCACACCAAGCTCAAGACGCTCGCGGAGAATTTCTCGGGGCTGCGGTCACTCGAGGCACTCGACCTGGGCAATGAGCTGCTCGACCTGGAGCAGGTCATCTCCGTGCTCGCGAAGCTGCCCAGGCTGCAGTCGTTGACGCTGTCGCTGAGGGAGCGCTTTCCGGCGTCGTTGAAGGAGCTGCGTGGCGTGCGCCGGCTCACGCTGCAGCAGAACTACGACCTCTTGCACAAGGGGATGCAGCGTCTGCCGATCCCCGAGGAGGTGGGTCTGCTCACCGGGCTCGAGGAGCTCGACCTCACCAACGCAAACCAGGCCAACGCGCTCCCCGAGAGCATCGGCGACCTCGTAAACTTGAAGGTGCTCGGGCTGCACTCGACGGCCATTCGCACCGTGCCCGAGAGCATCCGCAAGTTGAAGAAGCTGGAGGTCATTCGCGGAAACCTCAGCCAGGATCCCAAGGGCGCGTTCGGGATCCTGCCCGAGGTGAAGGCGCAGCTTCAGGCGTGGTTCCCAGAAGCGAAGATTCAAATCTGGTAA
- the lepB gene encoding signal peptidase I — protein MKAAEQVQRWAVVVACLAAVVAIRTWVGRPMLVRGHSMKPTLFDGDLVWLDALHRNVELGDIAAYTARNGEQRVKRVVAIGGERIGVQEGQLVRAGAVVPIERLGMAENWKDAAQVLPLAKLNAERFRETVGREHEAQRFHPSTSAPDQAVPSDAIFLVGDNRDDSIDDRADGPTPRSKIEGRVRWVLISMTRRRFFLEAP, from the coding sequence TTGAAGGCGGCGGAGCAGGTGCAGCGCTGGGCCGTGGTGGTGGCTTGCCTGGCGGCGGTCGTCGCGATTCGCACCTGGGTGGGACGGCCGATGCTGGTTCGCGGCCACTCCATGAAGCCCACGCTCTTCGACGGCGATTTGGTGTGGCTGGATGCGCTCCATCGCAACGTCGAGCTCGGCGACATCGCTGCGTACACCGCGCGAAACGGTGAGCAGCGGGTCAAGCGCGTGGTCGCCATCGGCGGAGAGCGGATCGGCGTCCAGGAAGGGCAGTTGGTGCGCGCGGGCGCGGTCGTTCCCATCGAGCGGCTGGGCATGGCGGAGAACTGGAAGGACGCCGCGCAGGTGTTGCCGCTGGCCAAGCTGAACGCCGAGCGCTTTCGCGAGACGGTGGGCCGCGAGCACGAGGCGCAGCGATTCCATCCGAGCACGAGCGCGCCAGATCAAGCGGTGCCTTCCGACGCAATCTTCCTGGTGGGCGACAACCGCGACGACTCGATCGACGACCGCGCCGACGGACCGACCCCGCGTTCCAAAATCGAGGGCAGGGTCCGCTGGGTGCTGATCTCGATGACCCGCCGGAGGTTCTTCCTCGAGGCGCCTTGA